Part of the Streptomyces sp. HSG2 genome, TTTCACTCGTTCGAGACCGAGGAACTCCGCGACACCCTCGTCATAGGAACGGAGCAGCTCCGCGTAGACATCGGTGTCGACCGGGGTCTCACCGATCTCGACGAAGCCGTGCCGGCCGAAGAACTCGACTTCGAAGGTCAGGCAGAATACGCGCCGAACTCCCAGCAGGCGCGCGGTCTCCAGCAACTTCTCCAGGACTCGGTGACCCACGCCGGCGCCCTTCAGGTCGGGCTTGACGGCCAGCGTCCGGACCTCGGCGAGGTCCTCCCACATCACGTGCAGCGCGCCACAGCCCACCACCTCGCCGTCCTCGCCGCGGACCGCCACCCAGAACTCCTGGACGTCCTCGTAGAGCGTCACCATCGCCTTGTCGAGCAGGATGCCTCCGCGGGCGTAGGCGTCGAGCAGGCCGCGCACGGCCGGGACGTCGGCGGTGCGGGCACGGCGAACGGTGAAGGTGTTCACGGGGGTTTGGGAACGCGCTGCTGACATGGGCGGACGTTATCGCCCGTCACCGTCCCGGACCGAGGCGGGGTTGACACCCGGGGCGGGATCGGCGACGCGGCCGGAAGCCCCTCCGAGGGCCCCCGCCTCGGGCCCCCGGACGACCCGGATGGCGTCGTCGAGTGCCCGATGCTGCTCCTCGCTCATCATCCCGAAGAAGGCGACGAGGGCGGCTGCCGGGTTGTCGCTCTGCGACCAGGCGTCGTTCATCAGGGCAGCCGCGTACGCGGCCCGGGTGGAGACCGCCTCGTACCGATAGGCCCGGCCTTCCGCCTCGCGGCGCACCCAGCCCTTCTGATGGAGATTGTCCAGAACGGTCATCACCGTGGTGTACGCGATGGACCGCTCCCGCTGGAGATCTTCCAGCACTTCCCGAACGGTGACCGGGCGGTTCCACTTCCACACCCGCGTCATGACCGCGTCTTCGAGTTCTCCCAATGGGCGAGGCACAGCTCAGCACAGTAGCGGCAGATCCCGCCAATTACCTGATGAATGAGCGTTTCGAGTGGCAAATGGGTTGGGGTGATGGCAAACGGGGCAACGAGGCGCACCGGTCGCACGAAATTCGGCGCGCTCCCCTCCGTGCATCGACGCGCCCTCCTCGGGGTCGGTGCACGCCCTCCTCGGGGTCGGTGCGCCCCGGTCCCACGCGCCCCGGTGCCCGGCTCAGGAACCCGGGGCATCCCGCCCCGACCGGACTCGCGCGAGGGCCGCGTCGACGACCGCGTCCTCCTTGGCCTTGTTGGCGCCCCCCTGGGACTTGATGATCACCCGGATCACGGCGACGAAGAGCACGGCCATGACGGCCGGCGGCAGGAGAGCGGAGACGTAGTCCATGGCTCCAGGGTAGCCGGCGGCCGTCCGGGGTCGGCGGTCAGCCGGCGGCGAGGCGGGCGGGGCCCGCGTGGCCGCCGGGAGCGGGCCGATCGGGCTTGCGCCGGGGGAACACCTCCCCCGGGGTGGGGATCGGCCGTTTGGGCGGGGACGGCCGGGGAGCGGGTTCCCGTGCCGGCTTCGGCGCCGGCTTGGGAGCGGGCCGGCGTTCCGGCTCCTTCTCCGGGGCGCTGGAGGGCTCGCGGTCGGGCGGTGTCGCGGCGCGGGCGGAACGACCGCCGGGGAGGGCCAGCAGGCGGGTCCGCGAAGCGAAGGCCACCGGGCGTCCTTCCGGCAGCCGCGCCGGGGGAACACCGGCCGCCTCCCTGGCACGGGGGAGGGCCGCGGGCGGCACGAGCGCTCGGCAGCGCTCCAGGAGGGGGCCGGCCCCGGGGTGATCTCCGGCCGCCAGACGGTCCAAGGCGGCGAGGTCGTCGGCGTGGGGGAGGTGACCCGAGGCCAACGCCTCGTCCAGACGGGTCAGATAGCCCGCGGCGGCCCCGGGCAGCGCCGCGCGGTACCGGGCGAGGTCGGCCGCCAGAAAGGCCCGCAACCGGGCGCTCTCCCGCGTCGCCTCGTCCAGGAGGACGGAGAGGCGGAGGCAGTCCTCGGCGTCCTCGGCCGAGACGGGGCTGGAGTGGAGGGCGAGGGCGAGGGCGCGACGGAGCACACGCAGCTCCTCCGCGCCGAACGCCAGGCCGCCGCGCGATCCGTATGGCGTGGGCATGCGGCGACGATACGCGCTAATCAGACAAACTCGACATACGGGGCGGGTGTGGCGTGTGGTGCCACCCGGGTGGGGGTGCGTCGCCGCCCCACCCGCCCATCGAGTCCCCCGGGGGCTACCCGCGGCCCACGTTGCGCTCGTAGACCATGCGCAGCCCCTTGAGGGTGAGCCACGGCTCGTGCTCGTCGATCACCGAGGACTCCCCCAGCACGACCGAGGCCAGCCCACCCGTCGCGATCACGGTCACCTCGTCCGGATCGTCGGCGAGCTCCCGCGCCATCCGCCGTACCAGGCCGTCGACCTGCCCGGCGAACCCGTAGACGATGCCCGCGCGCATCGCCTCCACCGTGTTCTTGCCGATCACGCCGCGAGGACGGACCACCTCGATCTTGCGGAGCTGCGCCCCCCTGACCCCGAGGGCCTCGACGGAGATCTCGACTCCGGGCGCGATGGCCCCGCCCACGTACTCCCCGCGCGCGCTGATCGCGTCGAAGGTCGTCGCCGTCGCGAAGTCCACGACGATTGCCGGTCCGCCGTACAGACCGGCGGCCGCGACCGCGTTGACGATCCGATCGGCCCCGACCTCCTTGGGGTGGTCGGTGAGGATCGGCACCCCTGTGCGCACGCCCGGCTCGACGAGCACCGCGGGCACGTCGCCGTAGTACCGCCGCGTCACCTCGCGAAGCTCGTGCAGCACCGACGGGACGGTCGCGCAGATCGCGATGCCGTCGATCCCGTCGCCCAGGTCGTCGCCGAGCAGCGGGTGCCTCCCCATCAGGCCCTGGAGCAGGACCGCCAGCTCGTCGGCGGTCCGGCGGGGGTCCGTGGAGATGCGCCAGTGTTCCACGACGTCCTCTCCGTCGAACAGGCCCAGAACCGTCTGGGTGTTGCCCACGTCGATGGTCAGCAGCATGAGGTCGCTTCCTACTCCGCCGGTCGCAGGTCGAGCCCGACGTCCAGGATCGGGGCCGAGTGGGTGAGAGCACCCACCGCGAGGTAGTCGACGCCGGTGGCGGCGTAGGCGCCGGCGTTCTCCAGAGTGAGTCGCCCGGACGCCTCCAGAGCGGCCCGGCCCCCGGTCAGGGCCACCGCCTCCGCGCACTCGCCGGGGGTGAAGTTGTCCAGCAGGATCACGTCGGCACCCGCCTCCAGGACCTCGCGGAGCTGGTGCAGGGTGTCGACCTCGACCTCGACGGGCACACCGGGGAAACGCTCCCGGACCGCCCGAAAGGCCGGCGCCACGCCCCCCGCGGCCACCACGTGGTTGTCCTTGACGAGCGCGGCGTCCGACAGGGACATGCGGTGGTTGACGCCGCCGCCGCACCGCACCGCGTACTTCTCCAACGCGCGGAGTCCGGGCGTGGTCTTGCGGGTGTCGCGCACCCGGGCGCCGGTGCCCGCCAGAGCGTCGGACCACGCACGGGTCGCGGTCGCGATCCCGGACAGCCGACACAGGAGGTTCAGCGCGCTGCGTTCGGCGGTGAGCAGGTCGCGGGTGCGTGCCGTGACCGAGAGCAGCCGCTCGCCGGGCGCGACCCGGTCGCCGTCCTCCCGGTGCCGTTCCACCTCCAGGGTGTCCGAGCACACCACGGAGAAGATCGCCTCGGCCACCCGGAGGCCGGCCACCACACCCGCCTCGCGGGCGACGAGGTCCGCGGTGGACACCTCGTCCTCGGGGATGGTGGCGACGGTGGTGACGTCCACCCCGCCGGCGAGGTCCTCCCGCACGGCGACGGTGGCCACGTCCTCGACCTCGACGGGGTCGAGACCGGCGTCCGCGAGGATCCGGGCGAGCGCGGGGTCCAGGCCGCACTCCGCGCGGTCCTCGTCGGCCGGGCGGGCGCGGTCGGCTCGGGTGCCGCGGCCGGCTGAGTCGAGGGAAAGTTCGGTGGAGGTCACGTCGGTCACTGCTCCTGAGGGCTCTGCCGGGGTGCTGCGGTCGGGGGGAAATCGGTGGACCCGGTGGTGCTCACAGCCAGAGCGCGGTCCGGGCCGAGACGGACGACGACGTGCCGGCGCCACGCGGCGTCGTCGCGGTCGGGACGGTCCTCGCGCCAGTGGCACCCGCGGGTCTCCTCGCGCAGCGCCGCCGCCGCGACCAGCACCCGCGCGACGCACAACAGGTTGGTGGCCTCCCAGGTGTCCACACCCGGTTCGGCGGTCTTGCCACGCTCGCGCAGCGCGTCGCGCGCCTCCGCGTAGAGGAGGTGGAGTCGATCGGCCGCGCGGGCCAGGGACTCGGCCGACCGCAGGACGCCCGCGCCATCGGTCATGATCCGCTGGATGGCGAACCGCGCCTCGGCGGGGAGGAGGGGGTGGCCGGGCGCCTCCGGGTGCGGAACGGGCCCCGGCACCCGCGCGGGCAGGCCGCCGGCGCGCGCGCCCGAGGCGATGTCGGCCGCGATGCGCTCGGCGTACACCAGCCCCTCCAGCAGGGAGTTGGAGGCGAGTCGGTTGGCGCCGTGGACACCTGTGCAGGCGACCTCGCCGCAGGCGTACAGGCCGGGGACCGTGGTCCGGCCACGGGAGTCGGTGCGGACGCCGCCGGATGCGTAGTGGGCCGCGGGGGCGATCGGAATCGGCTCGGTCACCGGGTCGATGCCGTTGGCGCGGCAGGCGGCGAGGATGGTCGGGAAACGGTGTTCCCACATGTCGGCCCCGAAGCCTCGCGCGTCGAGGTACATGTGCTCCGCGCCCATCTCCCGCATTCGCCGCATGATGTTCTTCGCGACGATGTCCCGCGGCGCGAGGTCGGCCATCTCGTGCCGGCCTCGCATGAAGCGCACCCCGTCCGCGTCGACCAGGTGGGCGCCCTCCCCGCGCACCGCCTCCGACACCAGGGGTTGCTGGCCCTCCGCGTCCGCGCCGAGAAAGAGCACGGTGGGGTGGAACTGCACGAACTCCAGGTCGCTCACCTCCGCGCCCGCGCGCAGCGCCAGCGCGACACCGTCACCGGTGGAGACCGAGGGGTTGGTGGTGGCCGAGTACACCTGACCCATTCCGCCCGTCGCCAGCACCACGGCGGGCGCGTGCACGGCACCGACCCCGTCGTGCTGTCCCTCCCCCATGACGTGCAGGGTGACACCGGCGGCGTGACCCTCGCCATCCGTCAGCAGGTCCAGGACGAGGGCGTTCTCGACAGTGCGGACGCCCCGTGCGCGCACCGCCTCGACGAGCGCGCGGGAGATCTCCGCGCCCGTCGCGTCGCCGCCCGCGTGCGCGATCCGGCGGCGATGATGCCCGCCCTCCCGGGTCAGCTCGAGACGGCCCTCCCCGGACTCGTCGAACCGGGCGCCGGTGTCGATCAGCCGGCGCACCGCCGCCGGGCCCTCGGTGACCAGGAGACGGACCGCTTCCTCGTCGCACAGGCCGGCCCCGGCCACCAGAGTGTCGCTCAGGTGCTGTTCCGGGGTGTCGCCCTCGCCCAGGGCGGCGGCGATGCCGCCCTGGGCCCAGCGGGTGGAACCGTCGTCGAGGCGTGCCTTGGTGACGACCACGGTGCGCAGACCGGCGGCCTCGCAGCCCAGGGCGGCGGTGAGACCGGCGACCCCGGAGCCGACGACGACCACGTCCGCGGTGACCGCCCAACCGGGCGCGGGGGCGTGCAGACGTATGCCCGTGCTGCTCACGAGGCGGCTCCGAAGGTGAGGGCGACGTTGTCGATCAGCCGGGTCGCGCCGACGCGCGCGGCGACGGCGAGCACGGCTTCACCGAGGTGATCGTCCCCGATCTCGGCGAAGTCCTCGGGATCCACCAGCGCCAGGTAGTCCAGCTCCAGTGGCGGGGTGAGTCCGGCCGCCTCCTCGAGTACCTGCCGGGCGGCGTCGCGGACGGCGGCGGCGGCACCGGGCTCGGCCAACGACACGGCGTGTGCGTCCGCCGCCGCGCGCGCCTCGCCCAGCGCGTCGAGCGCCTCGGCCCGGGATCGGGTGCCCGGCACCTCGCGGGCCCGGGCACGGAGCGCCTCCTGGGCGGCGTGCCGGTCGGCACCGGCGAACAGAGCCTGGGAGAGCGCCAGCGCGGTGCGCCGCTCGGGCACCGACAGGTAGCGGTTGCGACTGGAGAGGGCCAGGCCGTCCTCCTCGCGGACCGTGGGGACGCCGACGACCTCCACGCCGAAGTCGAGGTCGCGCACCATGCGGCGGACGAGTGCGAGTTGCTGGGCGTCCTTGCGGCCGAAGAACGCCAGGTCGGGTCGGGTGAGGTGGAGCAGCTTGGCGACGACGGTGAGCACCCCGTCGAAATGGCCGGGGCGGGAGGCCCCCTCCAGCCGCCGGCCCATCGGTCCCGCGCTGACCCGGACCCGCGGCTCGCCGCCCGGGTACACCTCCGCGACGGCGGGTGCCAGGACGGTGTCGGCGCCCGCCTCGGCGGCGAGCTCGACGTCCGAGTCGAGGGCGCGGGGGTAGCGGTCGAGGTCCTCGCCGGCTCCGAACT contains:
- a CDS encoding amino-acid N-acetyltransferase; this encodes MSAARSQTPVNTFTVRRARTADVPAVRGLLDAYARGGILLDKAMVTLYEDVQEFWVAVRGEDGEVVGCGALHVMWEDLAEVRTLAVKPDLKGAGVGHRVLEKLLETARLLGVRRVFCLTFEVEFFGRHGFVEIGETPVDTDVYAELLRSYDEGVAEFLGLERVKPNTLGNSRMLLHL
- a CDS encoding BlaI/MecI/CopY family transcriptional regulator, which gives rise to MTRVWKWNRPVTVREVLEDLQRERSIAYTTVMTVLDNLHQKGWVRREAEGRAYRYEAVSTRAAYAAALMNDAWSQSDNPAAALVAFFGMMSEEQHRALDDAIRVVRGPEAGALGGASGRVADPAPGVNPASVRDGDGR
- a CDS encoding type III pantothenate kinase, whose product is MLLTIDVGNTQTVLGLFDGEDVVEHWRISTDPRRTADELAVLLQGLMGRHPLLGDDLGDGIDGIAICATVPSVLHELREVTRRYYGDVPAVLVEPGVRTGVPILTDHPKEVGADRIVNAVAAAGLYGGPAIVVDFATATTFDAISARGEYVGGAIAPGVEISVEALGVRGAQLRKIEVVRPRGVIGKNTVEAMRAGIVYGFAGQVDGLVRRMARELADDPDEVTVIATGGLASVVLGESSVIDEHEPWLTLKGLRMVYERNVGRG
- the nadC gene encoding carboxylating nicotinate-nucleotide diphosphorylase, producing the protein MTDVTSTELSLDSAGRGTRADRARPADEDRAECGLDPALARILADAGLDPVEVEDVATVAVREDLAGGVDVTTVATIPEDEVSTADLVAREAGVVAGLRVAEAIFSVVCSDTLEVERHREDGDRVAPGERLLSVTARTRDLLTAERSALNLLCRLSGIATATRAWSDALAGTGARVRDTRKTTPGLRALEKYAVRCGGGVNHRMSLSDAALVKDNHVVAAGGVAPAFRAVRERFPGVPVEVEVDTLHQLREVLEAGADVILLDNFTPGECAEAVALTGGRAALEASGRLTLENAGAYAATGVDYLAVGALTHSAPILDVGLDLRPAE
- a CDS encoding L-aspartate oxidase, with product MSSTGIRLHAPAPGWAVTADVVVVGSGVAGLTAALGCEAAGLRTVVVTKARLDDGSTRWAQGGIAAALGEGDTPEQHLSDTLVAGAGLCDEEAVRLLVTEGPAAVRRLIDTGARFDESGEGRLELTREGGHHRRRIAHAGGDATGAEISRALVEAVRARGVRTVENALVLDLLTDGEGHAAGVTLHVMGEGQHDGVGAVHAPAVVLATGGMGQVYSATTNPSVSTGDGVALALRAGAEVSDLEFVQFHPTVLFLGADAEGQQPLVSEAVRGEGAHLVDADGVRFMRGRHEMADLAPRDIVAKNIMRRMREMGAEHMYLDARGFGADMWEHRFPTILAACRANGIDPVTEPIPIAPAAHYASGGVRTDSRGRTTVPGLYACGEVACTGVHGANRLASNSLLEGLVYAERIAADIASGARAGGLPARVPGPVPHPEAPGHPLLPAEARFAIQRIMTDGAGVLRSAESLARAADRLHLLYAEARDALRERGKTAEPGVDTWEATNLLCVARVLVAAAALREETRGCHWREDRPDRDDAAWRRHVVVRLGPDRALAVSTTGSTDFPPTAAPRQSPQEQ
- the panC gene encoding pantoate--beta-alanine ligase; amino-acid sequence: MTTTLLRTAAELRARPRRGRRAAVMTMGALHAGHAALIREARSEVGQAGEVVVTVFVNPLQFGAGEDLDRYPRALDSDVELAAEAGADTVLAPAVAEVYPGGEPRVRVSAGPMGRRLEGASRPGHFDGVLTVVAKLLHLTRPDLAFFGRKDAQQLALVRRMVRDLDFGVEVVGVPTVREEDGLALSSRNRYLSVPERRTALALSQALFAGADRHAAQEALRARAREVPGTRSRAEALDALGEARAAADAHAVSLAEPGAAAAVRDAARQVLEEAAGLTPPLELDYLALVDPEDFAEIGDDHLGEAVLAVAARVGATRLIDNVALTFGAAS